In the genome of Odontesthes bonariensis isolate fOdoBon6 chromosome 20, fOdoBon6.hap1, whole genome shotgun sequence, the window CCAACCATGTTGACCGTCTTTGTTGTTTCGAATGTCCTGAACCATTCTGTTTGGCAGCAGTTGAAGGGATTTCCTGTGAGGAAAACGGTTTGAAGCTTTGAGGCGAGTGCATAAGCCTGACCAGATGAGATAGTCAACAGTCTATTGTCTCTCAAGTCAAGCACTTTCAGGTCAGTATTTTGAAGTGAAGATGGGAGATAGGGAAGATGGTTCTTTGAAAGATTTAAAGACTTCAGCCTTTGGAAACTGGAGAAGTCAAGGTCTTTTATTTGCGTGTTCCCTAAACCTAGATGCTGCAACGTGCTGCTCAAACTTTGTAATGAGTTTTGGACAGCGAGCCCAGGGTTATCAGACAGTTCTAAGTGTGTTAGTGACAACCCTGTGAATGCAGAGGTTGGAATTCTGTCAAGGCTGCATCCTTTAAGGTAAATCTGTCTCAGGGAAATAATGTTTTTCCAATCCACACAACCTGGGAGAGTGTGTGTGCTCATTTCAGCTTCATCAGAATGGCAAATGTCAATGTTGTTAAAGCTGAGATCCACTGACCGGATGCTTTGCAATGAGGAAAATAGCCCGATGGGCAGCCGCTTCAGATCGTTAAGGCTCAGGTTAAAGTATGTCAAATTGCCGAGAGCAGCAAGTGTAGTATCATCTGCTAAAATGTGGTTCAGTCTGTTGTTGCTAATATCCAGCTCATACAAGGCTCCAGAAAACTGTTCTGATGTAAGATTGAAGGTTTCCAGGCAGTTTGTGCTCATTTGAAGTCTTGACAGGGAAGGCATTTTTTGGATGAATCCTTGAGGGAAATATGCCACCTGGTTCCCTCTTAGATCTAAAATCTCCAGAGCAGAAATATCACCATGAAGATTGTCATCCCACAACTGAGCAGTTATGTTATTATTGTACTTCTGCAGATTGTAGAACTCAACTGCTGAGGTTGAGTTGGGGAACGACACGTTGTTTGCCATGTGTTCATAGAATCTCAGAATGTTGTGGGACAAGTAAAGGTTCCGTAAATGACTCCGGCTGGGCAGGAAGGGGAAAAAGAAGAGTTTGTTATGTGACAAGTCGAGCGTCTCGAGCTGGAAAGTGTCGCTGAGTTCTTGTGTCGACATGAACCACTCTATGGAGTTGTGGCTGGCATTGAGGACGACCAGCTGGGTCATGTGAAACTCAGTTAGGCAAGGCAGATAGTTGAAGGCCAGGTTCAGCCGCTGGAGTTTTGAATTGCCGTCGAAGGCACCGTCGATTTCAAAGATTATGTTTCTTTGGAGATCCAGGTCTTTGAGTTGTTGGAGATCCCTGAACGAGGTCTCGTCCAGTCGTCTCAAGAGGTTTCCAGAAAGATTGAGATACTCCAGGGCTGTCAGATTTTGGAGAAGCAGGGAAACCATTTCATTATTGAGCTTATTCTCAGAAAGATCTAGAATTCTAATACAGGGAAGCTTTCTTAATGCAAGGCTTGTTTCTTGGTAGCCAATGTTAAGATTGTTGTTTGCAAGATTTAGGCTTtctaacaaatttgagtctttgAAAGTGTTTGATTCTAATCTGTCCAAGCTATTACAAGCCAAACTCAGGGTGTTCAGTGAGGTATAAAGTTGAAGAGAGTTGTTCCGTAGTGTTTCAATATCATTGTGGTTAAGCTGAAGCTCCTCAATGTTGGCAGGCAGTCCTGCAGGCACAGATGAGAACTTGCGATCATTGCAGAGAGCCGTTCTTTGCATCTGTAAAGAAAATGAGAGCACATACATTTATGTTTGTGAATCCTGTGTCTATTGGTGGGAGAATAATGTTGTGGCTTTTAAGAACTACTTAAAAAATTGGATTTCTATTTGGAATGACGTGTAAATTTCAAGATCCTCACAGCATCGTCATATGATTGACTATTTTACCAGGTCCAGGGACATTAATCACGGGGGGTGAAATAAGTCCTTTGTGCATTAGGTCTGCTTTCTGTCAGAAGGGTTTCGGTGAAACTATGATATCAATTTACACTGCACAGCATCATATCAATTTGGTCTGTCAGGCTAAAATGTGTTAGCAAGCATTTAATGAACGGCTTTGAAATTTGCTTCATACGTCAGATGCAGTCGGAATGATGCTGGGGTCAGCATTAACTGCCACGTTAACACTGTGCTTGTGAGCTTTTTAGCCTGCTCATATTAGCATTTAGGTTATGCGATGccagaaaaaaaagtgcaacTGAGAATTATTTTGTGTCATTCCTGTGGAGATTGAACAGTTTCCAAAATCTACCTTACAGCAGGTAATTCTCTGTTTTTATTCTCAGCCGAGTACCCATTAAAGCAAGAGCTTGACATGATGAATTTATCAGTAGCAAAAACTACTGTTACTTTCTGCAAAAGAGATACAGAGCCTCCACCCAAAGCCAGCTTCACAAATGAACCGATCACGGCTTATTATTATCTCTTCCTAAAATATGACATTATGACTATATAATGTGACAGGAGCTGAAAATAtctatttttaaatgtttgctaaatatcaacatattcAATCTTTCCTGTGATGTTTAATCGTTTTATGATTTTAGTGTCTTCTTTTAGGTACTGCATAATTTATATTGTTATTTTGTTATAATATGGTACGTTCAGTTTAATGAACAATTCATTGTTATTAtaattgattttatttgaaCTGATTTACCACAATCAATCAGTTTACTAGTTTCATATTTCATCGTTTCATCCTTTATTTATCAAAACATTCTGgcatttttcttcccttttatcACCTATCGTGAGCAAGAACCTCGCCTAAAGTCTACGACCCTCCACGAAGGACAAGCTGGGAACCTTTACCTTTGTTCCCGACACTGTTTCCGTTAATGGTTTGGCTGGCTGTCATTAAGTAGAgctgagagaaagaaagacatcTTACCAGCTGACATGGGACGTGTTGTGGATAACTTGAAACTGGTATCAGGACTCTCCACATGGGTAACAAGCAGAGCAGGATGCGAGTGAGCCCGTGGACTGGCATCTTATCATCTCACTGTTCAGAAAAATCACAGGACAGACGGATGACACTTTCTATGATGGCTCGCTGCCGACTATACTTTCACAttactgatatatatatatatatatatatatatatatatatatatatatatatatatatatatatatatatatatatatatatatatattaaaaaaagctgTTCTGTGCTGACTGATCAGTGCAGGCCTGTACTGACGATAGATGACTGAACTTACTTCGGAGTTCCTGCAATGACTAACTTAGCATTGGGAAATTATGCCTTGAAATTGATATGTACTGCATAACTGCGCATAAAAACTGCTCAAATCCATTTCTTCACGCTATGTGGACTGTGTGACAAGAAGAATTGGATAGCAGTTTGACAGCTCCTTCAGCAGCAGAGCTTTACATCCACGGTGCAAGAAGGAGAGGTTCCGCAGGTCCTTCATCCCGGCAGCTGTCAGACTTTACAACACATGCATACACTGATCATGTTGTTCAACATCGTGAGACAGAGATTTTTCTTCACccgtattatttatattttattcatttcaacttcccaatgtgcaatattatttatactaggttactttactttttggtcactttactttttagtacttactttttctctcttttttaaaaatttcttgtttcatgtctgttgttgctgctgtgacaagtaAATTTAcccgttgtgggataaataaagtacaatctaatctaatctaatctaatcttgaCAGACGGAATTGAACTTTGATAGCCGGGCATCAGTTTCcaactcatttaaaaaaatattcatgCTGTAAAATGAAGTACTTCACTGTCTAGCTTGCGTTTTGAGTTGAGcattttttgtgatttttgtccTGTTCACTACTTTATTGTAGCTCTGAATGGACAAGAGCAGCATGGCTTCACATACAGGCGTAACACGTCCAGTTCACAAAGGATTAGGTTTAAAATCTTCACATTGCTGGAGTACACTATGTGTGTAGGAGGTGGTTTCTTTCTCTCTTGTATATAAGTTtagaatttttttaattcaagtcCCATCTTAGGTTGCAGTGAAATATAACATATTTTCTCATGAGAAAATCAGctttttccattttcatttcaaCCCACCGGGAATGTGGAGATTTTGCGTTCCTTCTTACCCAACATGCGGTTGGAACCTTTGGACTGTATTTTTGAATGCAGACACGTTAACATAGAGGTTCATAGTAGTGATGAATATAACCTTTTAACGTTTGAACGTTTCACCTCtttttgctgctgtgctgctgaaaCAGCTTCTCCCGGCCTGTCCTCACAGTTCACAGTGAGTAACTGGGCTTGTGGAAGATTGGAGAACACAGTTTGTCACAACTGCTAACAGCAGTGAAGAAACATTTATTTGCAGAAAACTAGTTCCTGACTGTTCCTAAACATCATACAGCTGATCTTTCTACACATAAACATATAAGTCGTGATAAAGTAAAGCGCTCACATTACAAATTTAAGACTTGTTTTCATGCGTTGGTACACTATATGTTTACATTGTGCTCCAAAGCATAACATTTATGTATCTTGCTCAAATGCATGCTTACATACATGattactttttcttcttttcgcGGGGTATGAGTGCATGTTGCTGTCATAGATTAGTGCACAGTGCATTTACTTACACTGGCGGTTAGGTGTGGATTTCCCAAGCCACTGACGGTTGCTCCCCTGACCATATCGCTGGTTGACTTGCTGTTGCTGAGAGTGCTCTCATGAGTGTGAAGTTCATCTGCGCTGCTCCGCTCTGACTGAAGCACTGAtgccccttcttttttttttactcttcacGGAAGCAGGCAGGCAACGGAAGCTGAGTCACATGGACAAGCTGCAATCACACTGAGGTTCTCAAGCCCGGGGCCACAGGAAGGCgagtgcaggctcaacagctcTCAGCGGGGACTGTGCACGCTTTCCTTTCTCTCTCTTCACAACATCACAGCAGTTGTGTTGTTCTACAGACAACTTTATGCTCCTAGCACAAGTGCCACCACAAAAACCCAGTGAGAACACACCCTTCACACTCTCCGCTCGTTTTGATCAGTCAAGCAACTCGAGAGGAAACCACTCAACACACACGCCCTTCCTGCCTCATTTTCGGCCTGTCACAGCAAAAGATATATACACGTGCATCCTTACTCAATATTCTGTTGAAATAATATAATCAGGGTCACATTGCTTTTGGGCCAGAGAGTGTAACACAAGAAATCAAGAGGATGATTAAGTGAATGCAGCATGCTCAAATAGAGCTCACATGTACCCTAATGTATtacttgggttagggtttaaaaaatgaatatcTTTACAAGATGGCAACTTTCAGTAACCAAACACATTTTCTACACACTGTATGCTTTGTTctgtctttttgtgtgtgtgttttccagcCACTAAAAGGTCTTTTTAACGGCAGGTTGATTTTCAGTTGTTAGGTCGAGTATCCCTCAGTAAGCGCAAGAATAGGGAACTAGGAATCAGGAAGTGCTGGTGCTGTCTTTGGAGGCTTGATTTGTTGGTGATTCCTTCCTGTTTTCACACAGGACATCTCCAGCTCTCACTTCTGACTCCTCCATAGGTTTGGGTGACAGCAATCAGTCTGTTTGGCCTAGTGCGTGTACATAATGTTGGAAAATTGAATTATTGTGTTAGTCCGGCTGAACCTGTTGTgaagaaaaggagtcgaatccgcgtcggtcagcctttcatttgggaagtttatttgaacagccgtcacagcaaatgtgcttACAGAATGTTCACAAATCTCCACCGACCTCATTTTGTGACAACCTTTTATAGTACGTGGCCAGGCCCAATCTTCtttggaggcgcctagctttcgccgtTATTATAAACAAGCTCATCCTAACTaccaacaatattcatatgaaccagtcaacaaagcacacgatgtaattaggccatgtcatgacatttctctcccacaaaCCCAAACCTTTAAAATACATAGAAACGTGTTAGACCAACTGAAATTACACTAAATCTAATTATTCAGAAGCCGGtgcacagagaaagaaaaagctggCAACATTTTCTGACATTTATTAAAAACAGTAAAGCGTGCAGATTGTACAAAATACACAAAGCTGTAAAGCAATTCAGTTCACTGCTCCACATGGCACCAGATTGCTGCGCGGTGAATTGTTTGTCATTGTTTTGGTTTGTGATATTAAGACAACCGTTAAGAATTCAGATGCTAACAAGACGCAAGGAGGCATATCATAACCTGTCGCTTGATGTACAACCCCAATCCTAAAGACACTGCTGTGCTTTATaaaatgtgaattaaaaaagaatGCACAGATTTGCAGATCTCAAAGACCAATATTGtattcacaataaaacataGGTGGTatgtcaaatgttgaaagtgagacattttcactattttatgaaaaatattagcttatCTTGAATTTTGATGACGGCGACACGACTCAAAAAAATTGGAATGGGATtgacaaaaggctggaaaagtaagcggtacaaaaagaaacagctggatgaACTTGTTGCAGCAGATTAAGTTAtatggcaacaggtcagtaacatgactcAGTATAAAGAGAGCACCTcggagaggcagagtctcttagACGTAAAGATGGGAAGAGGTTCAGTGACCTTCCAAACTGCTGTGTCTACAAATTGTGGATCCATTCCAAAATTATGTTACTCAGTGCAAAGTTGAAATTGAAGATGAAAGACTTTGAATTTTCCATTATCTTAAGcacataatatcatcaaaacaATTCAAGAGCCCAGAGACACAGTTCATCTTCCTTGGGCCAAAGTTACTTTTAGATACTTTTAGATTACTTTTTActaaagtggaaaactgtttagTGGTCTGATTAATTAAAAATTGAAACTCTTGGAAATTGTGGATGGATCATGAACGAGGCCAATCTGGCTTGTTGTCAGCAAAAGCCTGCATTTCTGATCGTATGGGGGTGGATTAGTGCCTGTGGAAGGGGCAACCAAAGGCACCATCAATTCTGAAAGCTGCATGCAGAGGTTTTAGAACAACATATGCTACCATTCAGATTCAAATATtccagggaaggccttgcataaaCTATCAAGATAACGcaaaactgcatactgcaacaGCATGGCCTCACAGTAAGAATCCAGGTGTTGGACTGGCCCTCCTGCACTCCAGACCTTGTCACCACTTTcacatttgaaaacatttggtccatcataaacagaaaataagaCTAAGAAGACCCCAGATTGAAGAGCAGCTAGAGTCCTCCtctatcagacaagaatggaaAAACATTCCCAAACGTCCCAAATTGTTTGGAATCGGGGTTGTACTTGAGTCAATAGATCTGACTAGCCCGACTTTACTCTGCATATACTGTAAACATACTGACCAGCAAAGCAATATAGTTAAGAGAAAACGTGTCAGCTTCTTATAAAAAATTTCCATTCTTCTCTTAATGAAGAAATAATTTCCACTTCTGATATCACCGCTAACGTAGCATACAGCTATGCTAACCTCTTGAGGGAGCCACCACTGCTGATTGTTGTTAACACCCAAAATCGCTGCAACAAGGCATCCCTGACAAACATATGGGAGCCTGACAAGGTGGAGTTTAATGTTGGAGGAAATGCATTCAAACATATTCCAGAATACAGATAATGTATTTTTGATGGGCAACAGTGAAAGCTAAAAGAGACCTTTGCAGTCCTGCTTTCAGCCTCACTCATGCTGCATGAATGATGCAGATTTTTGGGTTCCTATTTAATTCTCTGCCTTATACTGAGTAAGTATTTTTTGTCTCCTGTGTTATTTCAGTGAAGTTGCCTGTAGTGGCTTTCGGTGTAATTTACACTGGCTGATTCCTTCACACTTCCACTTGTGGCTAAGCATACGACAGAAGACAGTTTCTCATCAATGTGTTCTTCTTGGCAAATTGTGGTAAAGCAGCTCCAAAGCTGCGCTGGCACAGTAATGAGAGCACGCGTAGCAAAAGTGTGAATTCACAGGGCGCCTTTCAACGGTTGAGGCCTTATCGAAACCTGGTAAAAATCAAtatttgcattctgttttcgAGAACTTAAGAGGAGGTTTGGTCACTGGCGTGTAAAGTCCCATCAGTGGAGGGGGGATGTGGGCGGCTCCTAAGAAAGATTATGACTTAACCGACCAACACACCAAAAAAACTGGAAGATGATGATGAGATTAGATGATCTCCATTACAGTGTCTGTTTTTAAGCGTGCATAATTTATTCAGTTGTATTTCAAGCTCATGTGTAACTCAACTGTTTATAGTTAGGGACATTTACACATCCATTAATGGAAAGATCTCAATCCTCTTGAGACCAGGCTCTCTGTGTTTTAAAGATATTTGCATAGCAGGCACACGCACAGCTACTACCCTCTTGTGGTAAAAAGGATAGGCTGTATTACACAGCGCTGTTAAACAGTCTTCAGTCAccactcatttctttatattttgcctccAAGAATCCAGACTTCCTTTGAAAGTGGTCTTGATCATTAGCTCATTAGGCTTTCTAAagatctttcaaagttttttatctggatattgttttttttaaaactaattttcagtccagtccttgtgtcTGACCAACAGAGGAGTGGGCTTTCCTGTTTGCTAACCCACTTAACGCTGATTTAAGAATCATTTATAAGTCAGCGTCAAGTGGGTTAACATAAATAACTAAACAAAAAGCAACCTAACTCAATGGATGTATGATATTGTGTGAGTATTGTGTCCGCAATTTGACAAACGATTTATCAAAAAACTCAAGATACATTATATCTTAAGACACTTTCTCACTTTCCGCCTATTGCAAAGGCACATAATGTGTTCCTATTCCTTTAGTTGCACCTATAAAGATTGGCAAAGATTACACAGTTTGACATAAAATTATATTTTGGCATCAACAAAGTAATTCCCAAAAACCTATTGGCTGAAACCTTGGCATATGTCAGCGGGGTAGGTAGTgtcccctttaaaaaaaaaatgtagaagaCTGGataagtggaggacaaaagaagaaacaggccataccaaaaaacaaaaaaaaaaacagccaaatcTGGTGAACGGTAGCCTATCAGTAAGAGATGGGaaacaaagacctgacacagaaactgagagatgcatctggcccTTCAGTTAATCATCTTCCGTTCGCCAAAACCTCATCAGAAATCGTCCCCAGGGAAGggaagccgttcttaaaggCATATTTCGGTTTCTTTGCAGTAGGGTTGTGTGAAGCACCTATTTTCTAGTTGGTGCCATAGCCCATATACAGCATTATATAACAGTCAGAGTGGGCTCTTTTTGAAGAAGCAGAAGGTTTCCTGATGGgcgagctaaagctaaaagctatTTAGCATGAGGCCACTTGAAGAGCAATTTTTttgtagattaaaaaaaattcaaacctcAAAAGTTTCATAGCGGTTGGAATGAACACtatgttctgtatttttactCTGCATCACTTCTAGATGGAGTGGCTCTCCATTATGTCCATGTTGCAAAACAGACCATTTTGGAAAGCGCTCAGTGTGAAAATGCATAAAATACCTCTTGCTTGAACCGCTATGAATGTTTTAGGTCTGAGCAAGatgtatatttcttttttgCTCTTCCGGGGTCACCAGAAGATTGAAAAATGTGCTGCTGTCTACTGTTGGTAACAGACCGAATACACACAAccccagttaaaaaaaaaaaaaagaaagaagcaaaATATCGGCATCGGAAAGGAAACGCTGAGGTTTACCAAAATTATACAGGAGCTGCACTGAAAATCCGTGGTAATAAGTTTTATCGGGTGATAAATCCTGACCGGAGGTTTGACCTCACGATTATTGAAGCAGAGTGGGGTCGTCTTGACAGAGAGCGGAACAAAATGCAGCCAACATGCAAAGAAGAGCTTTCCAAAATGTCCtttagaaagcctggagaactattcctgaagactacttaaagaaataacAGGCTGTGTTGACATATAAAGGTGTTCAGACCAAATATCAAGCTGGTTAGGATTGTACGAACTCTGTTTGGCTCAATATTATGTATTTCCAGATATGTTTGCACATGGTTCAATAAGTTATTGCGCCCACGTTCTGTATAAAACGAACCTTTAAAGATGCTTTTTGATTTTTCTATGACTGCGTACTGTACATGAGCCTTCATACTTTTTCATCTTCACATTAAGACACGAAGGCATCAAATCAGCTGAGGTATgattcctgttattttcacagcCTGAAGAACCAGTCTGTCTCAATACGAAACATTGACTGGTTTAACTTTTTTCAATTGTTAGTACATATAAACTAGCAAAGGTCATAATAAAAGATAGGAAGACATACAGGCTATATCACTGAAATCCATTTCAGCTATAGTTAAAATTCTGGAGGTGAAAAACAGTATTGTATAAAAAggtttaattgatttatttcatAAGTATTTGTGTATCCATTAGTGCTTGTGTAGCACATTTAATACGAAACCGAGTGTGGCACAAAGTGCTGTAAAAGAACAAACACACCCCACACCGTACTATCCCGTCCCACCCAGCTCCAACGCTACTATAAGGGGTAATGAGATAAGAAAGAGCTGAGGAAACACGATTGTATTTtatcttaaaataaaaaaatactcaaGAATTTGTATGAGGAAACACTAGAGGCAGAAAAAAGTGGCAAAAAAGTGTATTGTAGGACTATGATATGGATTTCTTAAAATAATTATGAGAGAAACAATACAAATAAATGCATTTCTCAAATAggaaagaaactgaaaaaaacggGATTCAATtgaaaataaatagaaacaaatttattaaattaataaataacgGTAGCTCTTGTGTTGATGTTGCCTAGCAACAGGGGGACTAGGGGATCTTTCAGGGGTGAGATAACCTCCTGATTCTAGAACCTTCATCAAAAATTCCATCTAAGTTAAATCATCatcatatttacttttttttttaaatttagaatGTACAGCTTCAGAGGACGTGATGACATCACTCCAGCTTTCTTTGATGCATCAAAGGGCAGCGTGTCATCAGGGAAGGTTTAACCCCTGGGTCACGTCTCGTGGTTAACCAGTTTCTTTACAAACCAGTTCAAATTTGTCTGTCCCAGAGCATTTTTGCAAAGAAagttaagaaaaacaaattcaTTTTATGACAACACTAGAAAACATCTTAGACACTAAACATCTTAGACACAAAACAGTGAAAAGTATTTCACCGACGCCTAAAGATATATTCAGGAGActgattttcaaaataaaaaatggcaGAAAACCAGCCTTGGATTCAAACTGAACTACCTCCAGGTGAAATTTATTTTGACGACTTTGAAGAGATTGAAATGGAGGACCTGGATTTTCATCCTGCAGAGAAGGCTATTTTCTCTTATGGCAGTAACACAGAAGAAAGGGCCGAGCAGTCACCCGTCCAGCCAGAAATTTGCCCTCCCGACTCAAGGCTTTCCTTGCAAGCATCCGAGCCCTTTACTGACTCTTTAGTGATCTGTAGACTTGTGGGGCCTGGATTATGATTCTGAGGAGGAGATTATTGTCTCTGAAGAAAGGGCTGTGTCACCCTCCCAGTGAGAAATGTTTACTCCAGACTCATCGCTTCCCTGGCCAGCATCTGAGCGCTCTTCTACCTCTGTAGAGATTCAGTTGTGGGGTCCGAGTTTTTATTCCGATGAGGAATATGCCTCCTATGGTAGTGACATGGAAGAAAGGGCTGAGCAGTCATCTTTTCAGACAGAAATTTGTACTCCCAATTCAACGGTTTCCCAGCAAACATCTGAGTCTTTAGCTAATTTAGGGACTCCCCTTACAAAACACACCCAGCCTGAGTGGAGGCAGTCCCAGTCTGCTGTGGCTGGCCATTCAG includes:
- the nrros gene encoding transforming growth factor beta activator LRRC33; this translates as MPVHGLTRILLCLLPMWRVLIPVSSYPQHVPCQLMQRTALCNDRKFSSVPAGLPANIEELQLNHNDIETLRNNSLQLYTSLNTLSLACNSLDRLESNTFKDSNLLESLNLANNNLNIGYQETSLALRKLPCIRILDLSENKLNNEMVSLLLQNLTALEYLNLSGNLLRRLDETSFRDLQQLKDLDLQRNIIFEIDGAFDGNSKLQRLNLAFNYLPCLTEFHMTQLVVLNASHNSIEWFMSTQELSDTFQLETLDLSHNKLFFFPFLPSRSHLRNLYLSHNILRFYEHMANNVSFPNSTSAVEFYNLQKYNNNITAQLWDDNLHGDISALEILDLRGNQVAYFPQGFIQKMPSLSRLQMSTNCLETFNLTSEQFSGALYELDISNNRLNHILADDTTLAALGNLTYFNLSLNDLKRLPIGLFSSLQSIRSVDLSFNNIDICHSDEAEMSTHTLPGCVDWKNIISLRQIYLKGCSLDRIPTSAFTGLSLTHLELSDNPGLAVQNSLQSLSSTLQHLGLGNTQIKDLDFSSFQRLKSLNLSKNHLPYLPSSLQNTDLKVLDLRDNRLLTISSGQAYALASKLQTVFLTGNPFNCCQTEWFRTFETTKTVNMVGQSNIKCEDLFQLTHRVEDSRSFLCLEAGESMLWYILLFVPVCVSLIGISIIVLLTFKPKLLQNSIKKRYLKPTSY